The stretch of DNA TTCCCCGGTGGTGGCTCTTCTCGGTCGAACCCCGTCCGGAGCAGGAACACCCGATCCTCACTCGGGTGGTTCACCGACAGCAACCAGCAGCAGCGTGGGTCCGTGAAGCGTCTGTCCCCGGCCGCCTGGCCCAGCTGGGGGCACCATCAGCTTTCGCTTGGGAAGATCATCGGTTCCTGACGGATCCGCAGTCGGGTCACACGTTCTTTCCCACCTTCGACCATCAGGTAGAGCGCAGGAACCGTGAAGAGCGTCAGTCCACTCGCAACGGCGAGCCCGAACACGATGCCTGCGGCGAACGGGCTATACACCGGATGGGTGCCGCCCAATCCCACTGCCATCGGAAAGAGCCCTGCGATCGTCGTCACGGTCGTGAGCAGGATCGGGCGAAAGCGCAGGCTGCAGGATTCGCGCACCGCATCGAGCGATGAGAGGCCGCGCGCCCTTCCCTGGTTCACGAAGTCGATCAACACCAACGAATCGTTCACGACGATGCCCGCCAACCCGACCATCGCGTAGAAGACGTACATCGTGAGCGGATAGTCGAGCACGAACATGCCGAGGATGACGCCGATGAAGGCAAAGGCGATCACACTCATCACCACGACGGGCTGAAGGTAGGAACGGAATTGCGTCGCCAGGATGGCGTAGATGGCCACCAACGCGATGAAGAGCGTGCCCAGGAGTTCGGAGATGCTGCGCTCGGTTTCCTGGGCCTCTCCGCCAAAGACCAATGAAACGCCAGGCCAGCGAACGCTTGCATCGGCGAAGCGCGATGCCATCTCGCGGTTCGCTGAAACCGACGTCGCCTGCAACTTGTCGACTTCGGCGTACACGACCACCGCCCGGCGGGCGTCGTAGTGATAGAGCGATTGATAGCTGCGCTCGACTTCGATGCGTGCCACGTCGCCGAGCTTAACGGTATGCCCTGCAGGAGAACGGATCTCCACGTCGAGCAGATCGGCAATGCTGCTGCGCTGCGCCTTCGGATACATGACCCGGATATCCACATCCTCATCGGAGGCCGGATCCTTGAACGTGGAGGGAACGAGCCCATCGTTCGCTGCGCGCAGCGCGATCCCCACATCCTGGAACGTCAAGCCGTGAAGCGATGCGCGATGCTCATCCAACCGCACGCGTAACTCTCGCGGACCGATGGGCAGGTTGTCCTCGATGTTGAAGACGCCAGGAATCGTCGCGAGATCGGCCTTGAGTTCGGCCGCAACCCGTTTGGCCAGCGCGTAGTCATCGGCAAAGACGCGAATGGCGACGGGTTTGCCGACCGGCGGCCCATTCCTGGGAGCGAAGACGAAGACCTTCTCGATGCCGGGGCTGCTTTCCATCGTCTCCTCGACACGGCTACGCACCCGCTCGAAGATGCGCTCCGGGTGGGCCACGTTCTCGCTGGTATCCGGAAACTGGATGTAGAAAGCGCCGTAGTTGGTGCCGGTCTGCGGCCCACCATCCGCCGACATCTTCATGCCCGCATAGGACAGGTAGTCGGTGATCTCAGCGCCGAACTCCGAGAGGGCAGCGTCGATCGCTGTGATCGATTCGGAGGTCTGATCGACTCCGGCATCGATGGGGCCATCGGTCGTAATATAGAACTGGTTGAAATCGGACTTGAAGAGGTCGATCGGGACGTGCTGGGTGAGCCCACACGAGAATGCAAGCGCCGCACAGCACACCAGGAAGAAGCTGCCGCGATAGCGCAGCACGGGTTCGAGGGCGCGCAGGTAGGAGTCTCGCGAACGCATGAGGAAGCCATCCACGGAGGCCCGCGCACGGTGGGAGAGCGCCACGAAGCCCCCTTCTCCTGCATCGTCGGTGGTACCGGCTGCGGTCGTGCTGCCCCAATCCAGGTAGTGGGCCGGCAGGATGATCAGCGCCTCGAAAAGGGATCCCACCAACGTGACGATCACGGCCTTCGGTAGCAGGGAGAAGAACTCACCGGATGTGCCGGAGACGAGAAGCATCGGCAGGAACGCCGCGAGCGTGGTGGCCACCGTTGCGATGACCGGCCACATGACCTGCCGGGTACCCTCGATGATGGCGGTACGGACTTCGAAACCTTCCTCCACGTGTCGATAGATGTTCTCGATGATGATGATCGCGTGGTCGACCAACATCCCCGAGACCATGATGAAGCCGATCAGCGTCAGGCTGTTCAAGCTCATCCCCATGTAGGGAAAGGCATAGAGCGCGAACAAGAACGAGAACGGGACGGCCAGGATCGCCAGCAGCGCGTTGCGAAAACCGACCGTGAACCAGAGCACGGCGACCACGGCCATCACACCGATCAACAGATTGGATTGGAGCAGGGCCATGCGGGATTCGATGTAGGTCGAGCTATCCCACGTGACGGTCGCCTCGACGCCGGGCGGAAGTCCCTGATTCGCTTCGTCCACCAGTTGGTGGACGCGGGCCACCAGTTCCCGGACGTCGACACCGCTCTCCTGGGCTACACCGAGATGAATGGCCGGGTCTCCGTTGTAGCGTCCGAACAAGCGTCGGCTCTCGAAGCCCCCTTCGACCGTGGCGATCTCGCCCAGCGTGATGTGGCGCCCCCGGACATCCTTCTTGATGACCGTCGCGGCCAGGGATTCTGGCGTGGAGAAATTGCCGAGGCCCCGCACGGTGATCTCATCTGACGCGTCGTTGACGAAACTACCGGCCGGAATGTTCTGGTTGTTCGCACGAATCACCGCGTTGATCTCGGGAAGCGTGAGATTCGCCTGGAGTGCCCGCTGTCGATCCACGTAGACGCGCAGCTCGCGATCCCGATCGCCGCGGGGAACGGTCTTCCGCACGCCCGGAATCCGCTCGAGGCGGATCTCGAGGTCTCGCGACACCTCGCGAAGGGTGTACTCGCCAACTCCCCCGACATCGGAGACGGCGACCATGCACGAAGGCCGCACTTCGTGAACCGAGAGTTCGAAGACGACTGGTTTCTCGGCCTCCCCTGGCAGATCATTGACCCGGTCGATAGCGGCGCGCAATTC from bacterium encodes:
- a CDS encoding efflux RND transporter permease subunit, producing MSLPEFSVRQVVLVNILFVMVIGAGLFAFVGIPVEVFPDISFNTAIVNTVWPGASADEIERLVTTKLEEEIQEVAGIKDLTSSSLAGVSSIDVEWDESLSAIQQESSLNELRAAIDRVNDLPGEAEKPVVFELSVHEVRPSCMVAVSDVGGVGEYTLREVSRDLEIRLERIPGVRKTVPRGDRDRELRVYVDRQRALQANLTLPEINAVIRANNQNIPAGSFVNDASDEITVRGLGNFSTPESLAATVIKKDVRGRHITLGEIATVEGGFESRRLFGRYNGDPAIHLGVAQESGVDVRELVARVHQLVDEANQGLPPGVEATVTWDSSTYIESRMALLQSNLLIGVMAVVAVLWFTVGFRNALLAILAVPFSFLFALYAFPYMGMSLNSLTLIGFIMVSGMLVDHAIIIIENIYRHVEEGFEVRTAIIEGTRQVMWPVIATVATTLAAFLPMLLVSGTSGEFFSLLPKAVIVTLVGSLFEALIILPAHYLDWGSTTAAGTTDDAGEGGFVALSHRARASVDGFLMRSRDSYLRALEPVLRYRGSFFLVCCAALAFSCGLTQHVPIDLFKSDFNQFYITTDGPIDAGVDQTSESITAIDAALSEFGAEITDYLSYAGMKMSADGGPQTGTNYGAFYIQFPDTSENVAHPERIFERVRSRVEETMESSPGIEKVFVFAPRNGPPVGKPVAIRVFADDYALAKRVAAELKADLATIPGVFNIEDNLPIGPRELRVRLDEHRASLHGLTFQDVGIALRAANDGLVPSTFKDPASDEDVDIRVMYPKAQRSSIADLLDVEIRSPAGHTVKLGDVARIEVERSYQSLYHYDARRAVVVYAEVDKLQATSVSANREMASRFADASVRWPGVSLVFGGEAQETERSISELLGTLFIALVAIYAILATQFRSYLQPVVVMSVIAFAFIGVILGMFVLDYPLTMYVFYAMVGLAGIVVNDSLVLIDFVNQGRARGLSSLDAVRESCSLRFRPILLTTVTTIAGLFPMAVGLGGTHPVYSPFAAGIVFGLAVASGLTLFTVPALYLMVEGGKERVTRLRIRQEPMIFPSES